A window of the Pseudomonas furukawaii genome harbors these coding sequences:
- a CDS encoding methyl-accepting chemotaxis protein, whose amino-acid sequence MFLDRLSIQWKITLLAGLCLLAIVAVLIGMSLYRMSASTELVKANSAQMLEASARERMEGEGKVQALTIQRYFLSAYQDGLNFSRQVLRQRQQARNLQLDGQLLRQDLHQQVKAALQANPQLLSLYLVFEPDALDGQDALFANRADLGSNEAGRYSTYWAQRDGELSSLAPTEAMIRDTTPMLDGSPFNTWFNCPKQTLKPCLLNPYFDDASGTRTLITTLAFPVIEKGRMLAVVGMDISLSNLQELAASGNADLYEGQGAISILSPAGLLAGHSRDAGELGQPLDKVYPAQARALLDLQRQGLPHEQRSDGVIQVLAPVQPIPDAQPWAVLLDVPMQTLLKPALDLQRDLDARSTQGTWLELLVGIAAAIAGLLLVWLTARGVTRPIQGVAGMLRDIASGEGDLTRRLDYARQDELGELAGWFNRFLDKLQPTIADVKRSVQDARGTADQSAAIASQTSAGMQQQFREVDQVATASHEMSATAQDVARSAAQAAEAARGADQATREGLGVIGRTTSAIEQLASEMSAAMEEVQALANSSEQIGSVLEVIRAIAEQTNLLALNAAIEAARAGEAGRGFAVVADEVRNLARRTQDSVEEIRQVIEGLQHGTREVVGSMHSSHRQAQGSVEQVEQAVAALQRIGNAVTVITDMNLQIASAAEEQSAVAEEINRNVAAIRDVTESLSGQAEESAQVSQALNRLANHQQGLMDQFRA is encoded by the coding sequence GTCCCTCTATCGCATGAGCGCTTCGACCGAACTGGTCAAGGCCAACAGCGCGCAGATGCTGGAAGCCTCGGCCCGTGAACGCATGGAGGGGGAGGGCAAGGTGCAGGCCCTGACCATCCAGCGCTACTTCCTTTCGGCTTACCAGGACGGGCTCAACTTCTCTCGTCAGGTCTTGCGGCAACGCCAGCAGGCGCGAAACCTGCAACTGGACGGCCAGTTGCTGAGGCAGGACTTGCATCAGCAGGTCAAGGCCGCGCTGCAGGCCAACCCGCAATTGCTCAGCCTCTACCTGGTGTTCGAGCCGGATGCCCTCGATGGGCAGGATGCCCTGTTCGCCAACCGCGCCGACCTGGGCAGCAATGAGGCCGGGCGCTACTCCACCTACTGGGCCCAGCGTGACGGAGAACTCAGCAGCCTGGCACCTACCGAGGCGATGATCCGGGACACTACGCCCATGCTCGATGGCAGCCCGTTCAATACCTGGTTCAACTGCCCGAAACAGACCCTCAAACCCTGCCTGCTGAACCCATACTTCGACGATGCGTCGGGGACCAGGACCCTGATCACCACGCTTGCCTTCCCGGTGATCGAGAAGGGTCGCATGCTTGCCGTGGTCGGCATGGACATCAGCCTGAGCAATCTTCAGGAGCTGGCCGCTTCCGGCAACGCAGACCTGTACGAAGGGCAGGGGGCCATCAGCATCCTCAGCCCGGCTGGGCTCCTGGCCGGGCACAGTCGCGATGCAGGGGAACTTGGCCAGCCGCTGGACAAGGTCTATCCGGCGCAGGCCAGGGCGTTGCTCGACCTGCAGCGCCAGGGCCTCCCCCATGAGCAGCGCAGCGACGGGGTCATACAGGTGCTGGCACCAGTACAGCCGATTCCCGATGCTCAGCCCTGGGCGGTGCTATTGGACGTGCCGATGCAGACCTTGCTCAAGCCGGCCCTCGATCTGCAGCGTGACCTCGATGCCCGCAGCACCCAGGGCACCTGGCTGGAATTGCTGGTCGGTATCGCCGCGGCCATCGCCGGCCTGCTGCTGGTCTGGCTCACCGCGCGCGGCGTGACCCGGCCGATCCAGGGCGTCGCCGGCATGCTCAGGGATATCGCCAGCGGCGAAGGCGACCTCACCCGTCGCCTCGACTACGCCCGCCAGGATGAACTCGGCGAGCTGGCCGGCTGGTTCAACCGCTTCCTCGACAAGCTCCAGCCCACCATCGCCGACGTCAAACGCTCGGTGCAGGACGCCCGGGGCACCGCCGACCAGTCCGCCGCCATCGCCAGCCAGACCAGCGCCGGCATGCAGCAGCAGTTCCGCGAAGTGGACCAGGTCGCCACCGCCTCCCACGAAATGAGCGCCACCGCCCAGGACGTCGCCCGCAGCGCCGCCCAGGCCGCCGAAGCCGCACGGGGCGCCGACCAGGCCACCCGCGAAGGCCTCGGCGTGATCGGCCGCACCACCAGCGCCATCGAGCAGCTGGCCAGCGAAATGAGCGCGGCCATGGAAGAAGTGCAGGCCCTGGCCAACAGCAGCGAGCAGATCGGCTCGGTGCTGGAGGTGATCCGCGCCATCGCCGAGCAGACCAACCTGCTGGCCCTCAACGCCGCCATCGAGGCCGCCCGCGCCGGTGAGGCGGGCCGGGGCTTCGCCGTGGTGGCCGACGAGGTGCGCAACCTGGCCAGGCGCACCCAGGACTCGGTGGAGGAAATCCGCCAGGTGATCGAAGGTCTGCAGCACGGTACCCGCGAAGTGGTGGGTTCGATGCACAGCAGCCACCGCCAGGCCCAGGGCAGCGTGGAGCAGGTGGAGCAGGCCGTGGCCGCCCTGCAACGGATCGGCAACGCGGTGACCGTGATCACCGACATGAACCTGCAGATCGCCAGCGCCGCCGAGGAACAGAGCGCCGTGGCCGAGGAGATCAACCGCAACGTGGCGGCCATCCGCGACGTGACCGAATCCCTCTCCGGCCAGGCCGAGGAATCCGCCCAGGTCAGCCAGGCCCTGAACCGCCTGGCCAACCACCAGCAGGGCCTGATGGACCAGTTCCGCGCCTGA
- a CDS encoding acyl-CoA synthetase: protein MRDYFTAAREFDYARAVSGTLAGRLDALNACVECCDRHAGSDRVALVWEGRNGERANWTFDQLKEASARFANLLASRGIGAGDCVSGMLPRTPELLITILGTWRAGAIYQPLFTAFGPKAIEHRVQGAGSKLVVTDLANRPKLDEVTDAPPALTLGADFWAELDRQPAEFAPVMRRGDDPFLLMFTSGTTGLAKPLEVPLKAMVAFVSYMRDAVDLRPEDRFWNLADPGWAYGLYYAVTGPLAMGHATTFFEGGFTVESTCRVIREYGITNLAGSPTAYRLLLAARDEVEAALKGQLRAVSSAGEPLTPEVIRWFSEGLGCTIHDHYGQTELGMVLCNHHALEHPVRLGAAGFAMPGHRVVVLDEQHRELSAGQPGILALDRARSPLFWFPGYRGMETRAFVGDYYLSGDTVELNEDGSISFVGRADDVITTSGYRVGPFDVESALIEHPAVIEAAVIGKPDPERTELVKAFVVLHAGHAPDETLAETLQQYVRKRLSAHAYPREIEFVAELPKTPSGKIQRFLLRNQEIAKAQAAAAH from the coding sequence ATGCGCGATTACTTCACCGCTGCCCGCGAGTTCGATTACGCCCGTGCCGTCTCCGGCACCCTGGCGGGCCGGCTCGATGCCCTCAACGCCTGCGTGGAATGCTGCGACCGCCATGCAGGGTCCGACCGCGTCGCCCTGGTCTGGGAAGGGCGCAACGGCGAGCGGGCCAACTGGACCTTCGACCAGCTCAAGGAAGCCTCCGCGCGCTTCGCGAATCTGCTCGCCAGCCGCGGTATCGGTGCCGGCGACTGCGTGTCGGGGATGTTGCCGCGCACGCCGGAACTGCTGATCACCATCCTCGGCACCTGGCGTGCGGGGGCGATCTACCAGCCGCTGTTCACCGCCTTCGGGCCCAAGGCCATCGAGCACCGTGTGCAGGGCGCCGGGTCGAAGCTGGTGGTCACCGACCTGGCCAACCGACCGAAACTCGACGAGGTGACGGACGCGCCGCCGGCGCTCACCCTCGGCGCGGACTTCTGGGCCGAACTGGACCGCCAGCCGGCGGAATTCGCGCCGGTGATGCGCCGTGGCGACGATCCCTTCCTGCTGATGTTCACCTCAGGCACCACCGGCCTCGCCAAACCCCTGGAAGTGCCGCTGAAAGCGATGGTCGCCTTCGTCAGCTACATGCGCGATGCGGTGGACCTGCGCCCCGAGGACCGGTTCTGGAACCTCGCCGATCCGGGCTGGGCCTATGGCCTCTACTACGCGGTGACCGGCCCGCTCGCCATGGGGCATGCCACCACCTTCTTCGAAGGCGGTTTCACCGTGGAGAGCACCTGCCGGGTGATCCGCGAGTACGGCATCACCAACCTGGCCGGCTCGCCCACCGCGTACCGCCTGCTGCTGGCCGCCCGCGACGAGGTGGAAGCGGCCCTGAAAGGCCAGCTCCGCGCGGTCAGCAGCGCCGGCGAGCCGCTGACGCCGGAAGTGATTCGCTGGTTCTCCGAGGGCCTGGGCTGCACCATCCATGACCATTACGGGCAGACCGAACTGGGCATGGTGCTGTGCAACCATCACGCCCTGGAGCACCCGGTGCGCCTGGGCGCCGCCGGCTTCGCCATGCCTGGACACCGGGTGGTGGTGCTGGACGAGCAGCACCGTGAACTGTCCGCCGGCCAGCCGGGCATCCTGGCGCTGGACCGTGCGCGCTCGCCGCTGTTCTGGTTCCCCGGCTACCGGGGAATGGAAACCCGCGCCTTCGTCGGCGACTACTATCTCAGTGGCGACACCGTGGAGCTGAACGAGGACGGCAGCATCAGCTTCGTTGGCCGTGCCGACGACGTGATCACCACTTCCGGCTACCGGGTCGGCCCCTTCGACGTGGAGAGCGCGCTGATCGAGCACCCGGCCGTGATCGAAGCGGCGGTGATCGGCAAGCCCGACCCGGAGCGCACCGAACTGGTGAAGGCCTTCGTGGTGCTGCACGCCGGTCACGCGCCGGACGAAACCCTGGCGGAGACGCTGCAGCAGTACGTGCGCAAGCGCCTCTCCGCCCATGCCTACCCGCGCGAGATCGAATTCGTCGCGGAACTGCCCAAGACCCCGAGCGGCAAGATCCAGCGCTTCCTCCTGCGCAACCAGGAAATCGCCAAGGCCCAGGCGGCCGCCGCTCACTGA
- a CDS encoding 3-hydroxyacyl-CoA dehydrogenase: protein MRIEQSVFLVTGGSSGLGLATARELVGQGGRVVLVDINAEAGAAAVEELGAQARFVRADITREDDARQAVAAAREAFGGLHGLVNCAGIAPAEKVVGRNGPHGLESFRRVVEVNLIGSFNMLRLAAEAMAGAEPNAEGERGVIINTASVAAFDGQMGQAAYSASKGGVAAMTLPIARDLARSGIRVMCIAPGIFETPMMAAMPQEVRDSLGASVPFPPRLGRPAEYAALVRHIIENVMLNGEVIRLDGAIRMAAK, encoded by the coding sequence GTGCGTATCGAACAATCCGTATTCCTGGTGACCGGCGGCAGCTCCGGTCTTGGCCTGGCCACCGCCCGTGAGCTGGTGGGGCAGGGCGGCCGGGTGGTGCTGGTGGACATCAATGCCGAAGCCGGCGCCGCCGCCGTCGAGGAACTGGGTGCCCAGGCCCGTTTCGTCCGTGCCGACATCACCCGCGAGGACGACGCCCGCCAGGCCGTGGCTGCGGCCCGGGAGGCCTTCGGTGGCCTGCACGGGCTGGTCAACTGCGCGGGGATCGCGCCGGCGGAGAAGGTGGTGGGCCGCAACGGCCCCCATGGCCTGGAGAGCTTCCGCCGGGTCGTCGAGGTGAACCTGATCGGCAGCTTCAACATGCTGCGCCTGGCCGCCGAGGCCATGGCCGGCGCGGAACCCAATGCCGAAGGCGAGCGCGGAGTCATCATCAACACCGCCTCGGTGGCGGCCTTCGACGGGCAGATGGGCCAGGCGGCGTACTCCGCCTCCAAGGGCGGCGTGGCCGCCATGACCCTGCCCATCGCCCGTGACCTGGCGCGCTCCGGCATCCGCGTGATGTGCATCGCCCCCGGCATCTTCGAAACGCCGATGATGGCCGCCATGCCCCAGGAAGTCCGCGACTCCCTGGGCGCCTCGGTGCCTTTCCCGCCGCGCCTGGGGCGTCCGGCCGAGTACGCCGCGCTGGTCCGTCACATCATCGAGAACGTCATGCTCAACGGCGAGGTGATCCGCCTCGACGGCGCCATCCGCATGGCCGCCAAGTAG
- a CDS encoding acetyl-CoA C-acyltransferase, with amino-acid sequence MNVSDPIVIVSAVRTPMGGFLGDFKDMTAAQLGAVANRAALERAGLAADAVDEVITGCVLQAGQGQAPARQAALGAGLPQGVVCSTVNKMCGSGMKAVMLGHDLLAAGSVEVVLAGGMESMSNAPYLLERARSGYRMGHGKVLDHMFLDGLEDAYDKGRLMGTFAEDCAQAYGFTREQQDAFAIASLTRAQKAMSEGRFAAEIVAVEARAGRETRTIDQDEQPPKARLDKIPTLKPAFREGGTVTAANASSISDGAASLLLMRLSEAEKRGLTPLARIAGHASFAHAPNLFTTAPVGSIQRLLARTGWSLADVDLFEVNEAFAVVPMVAMRDLDIAHERINVHGGACALGHPIGASGARVLVTLLNALTQYDLDRGVASVCIGGGEATAVAIERIR; translated from the coding sequence ATGAATGTTTCCGATCCCATCGTCATCGTCAGCGCCGTCCGTACTCCCATGGGCGGCTTCCTCGGCGACTTCAAGGACATGACCGCCGCGCAACTGGGCGCCGTCGCCAACCGCGCCGCCCTGGAACGGGCCGGGCTCGCGGCCGACGCCGTGGACGAGGTCATCACCGGCTGCGTGCTGCAGGCCGGCCAGGGTCAGGCGCCGGCGCGCCAGGCCGCCCTCGGTGCCGGACTGCCCCAGGGCGTGGTCTGTTCCACGGTCAACAAGATGTGCGGCTCCGGCATGAAGGCCGTGATGCTGGGCCACGACCTGCTGGCCGCCGGCAGCGTCGAGGTGGTGCTGGCCGGGGGCATGGAGAGCATGTCCAACGCGCCCTACCTGCTGGAGAGGGCCCGTTCCGGCTACCGCATGGGCCACGGCAAGGTGCTGGACCACATGTTCCTCGACGGTCTGGAAGACGCCTACGACAAGGGCCGCCTGATGGGCACCTTCGCCGAGGACTGCGCCCAGGCCTACGGCTTCACCCGCGAGCAGCAGGACGCTTTCGCTATCGCTTCCCTGACCCGTGCGCAGAAGGCCATGAGCGAGGGGCGCTTCGCCGCCGAGATCGTCGCCGTCGAGGCCAGGGCCGGCCGCGAGACCCGCACCATCGACCAGGATGAGCAGCCGCCCAAGGCACGCCTGGACAAGATCCCCACCCTGAAGCCGGCCTTCCGCGAAGGCGGCACCGTGACCGCCGCCAACGCCAGTTCCATCTCCGATGGCGCCGCGTCGCTGCTGCTGATGCGCCTGTCCGAGGCGGAGAAGCGCGGCCTCACGCCGCTGGCCCGGATCGCCGGCCACGCGTCCTTCGCCCATGCGCCGAACCTCTTCACCACCGCGCCGGTGGGTTCCATCCAGCGCCTGCTGGCCCGCACCGGCTGGAGCCTGGCGGACGTGGACCTGTTCGAGGTGAACGAAGCCTTCGCGGTGGTGCCCATGGTGGCCATGCGTGACCTGGACATCGCCCATGAGCGCATCAACGTCCACGGCGGTGCCTGTGCCCTCGGCCATCCCATCGGCGCTTCGGGGGCGCGGGTGCTGGTGACCCTGCTCAATGCGCTGACCCAGTACGACCTCGACCGGGGCGTGGCCTCGGTGTGCATCGGTGGCGGCGAAGCCACCGCCGTCGCCATCGAACGAATTCGCTGA
- a CDS encoding acyl-CoA dehydrogenase family protein, whose translation MIPSEDDIQIRDMARQFAQERLKPFAADWDREHRFPAEAIREMAELGFLGMLVPEEWGGAATGHLAYAMALEEIAAGDGACSTIMSVHNSVGCMPILKYGSEEQKTRFLRPLAEGRMIGAFALTEPQAGSDASDLRTRARRDGDHYVLNGAKQFITSGSHAGMVIVFAVTDPQAGKKGISAFIVPTDTPGYQVVRVEEKLGQHASDTCQIQLDDVRIPASLRLGEEGEGYRIALSNLEGGRIGIAAQSVGMARAAFEAARDYAHERKTFGKPIIEHQAVAFRLADMATKIAVARQMVHHAASLREAGLPCLTEASMAKLFASEMAEEVCSAAIQTLGGYGYLKDFPVERIYRDVRVCQIYEGTSDVQRMVIARSL comes from the coding sequence ATGATTCCCTCCGAAGACGACATCCAGATCCGCGACATGGCCCGCCAGTTCGCCCAGGAGCGGCTGAAACCCTTCGCCGCCGACTGGGACCGTGAGCACCGCTTTCCTGCCGAGGCCATCCGCGAGATGGCCGAGCTGGGCTTCCTCGGCATGCTGGTGCCGGAGGAGTGGGGCGGCGCCGCCACCGGCCACCTGGCCTACGCCATGGCCCTGGAGGAGATCGCCGCCGGTGATGGCGCCTGCTCCACCATCATGAGCGTGCACAACTCGGTGGGCTGCATGCCCATCCTCAAGTACGGCAGCGAGGAGCAGAAAACCCGCTTCCTCCGCCCGCTGGCCGAAGGCCGGATGATCGGCGCCTTCGCCCTCACCGAACCCCAGGCCGGCTCGGACGCCAGCGACCTGCGCACCCGCGCCCGGCGCGACGGCGATCACTACGTGCTGAACGGCGCCAAGCAGTTCATCACTTCCGGCAGCCACGCCGGGATGGTGATTGTCTTCGCCGTCACCGACCCGCAGGCCGGCAAGAAGGGCATCAGCGCCTTCATCGTGCCCACCGACACCCCCGGCTATCAGGTGGTGCGCGTGGAGGAGAAGCTCGGCCAGCATGCGTCCGACACCTGCCAGATCCAGCTGGATGACGTGCGCATCCCCGCGTCCCTGCGCCTGGGCGAGGAGGGCGAGGGCTACCGCATCGCCCTGTCCAACCTCGAAGGCGGGCGCATCGGCATCGCCGCGCAGTCGGTGGGCATGGCGCGGGCGGCCTTCGAGGCGGCGCGGGACTACGCCCACGAGCGCAAGACCTTCGGCAAGCCGATCATCGAGCACCAGGCCGTGGCCTTCCGCCTGGCGGACATGGCCACGAAGATTGCCGTCGCGCGGCAGATGGTCCATCACGCCGCCAGCCTGCGCGAGGCGGGCCTGCCCTGCCTGACCGAGGCTTCCATGGCCAAGCTGTTCGCCTCGGAAATGGCCGAGGAAGTCTGCTCGGCGGCGATCCAGACCCTGGGCGGCTACGGCTACCTGAAGGACTTCCCGGTGGAGCGCATCTACCGCGACGTGCGCGTGTGCCAGATCTACGAAGGCACCTCGGACGTTCAGCGGATGGTGATCGCGCGCAGCCTCTGA
- a CDS encoding enoyl-CoA hydratase-related protein produces MTYETLLVEQAGAVGLVTLNRPDALNAINTRLIDELNQVLDGFERDASIGSILITGSRKAFAAGADVKEMAPLCFPGTYLDDFLGRWDRVAQRRKPIIAAVAGHALGGGFELALMCDFIIAADNARFGLPEVKLGVIPGAGGVQRLTRLVGRAKAMEMVLSGRSMDAAEAERAGVVARVVPLAELLDQALASAQAIAAQSRTAVMMLKECVNRVDEGSMAEGLRFERRMFQAVFATPDQKEGMGAFVEKRPPQFGR; encoded by the coding sequence ATGACCTACGAAACCCTGTTGGTGGAGCAGGCCGGCGCTGTCGGCCTGGTCACCCTCAACCGACCCGATGCCCTGAACGCCATCAACACGCGACTCATCGACGAGCTGAACCAGGTGCTGGACGGCTTCGAGCGCGATGCCAGCATCGGTAGCATCCTGATCACCGGCTCCCGCAAGGCCTTCGCCGCCGGCGCCGATGTGAAGGAAATGGCCCCCCTGTGCTTCCCGGGAACCTACCTGGACGATTTCCTCGGCCGCTGGGACCGGGTGGCGCAGCGCCGCAAGCCGATCATCGCCGCGGTCGCCGGTCACGCCCTGGGGGGCGGCTTCGAGTTGGCGCTGATGTGCGACTTCATCATCGCCGCCGACAACGCCCGCTTCGGCCTGCCGGAGGTGAAACTGGGGGTGATCCCCGGTGCCGGTGGTGTGCAGCGCCTGACCCGGCTGGTGGGCCGGGCCAAGGCCATGGAGATGGTGCTCAGCGGTCGCAGCATGGACGCTGCCGAGGCCGAGCGGGCCGGCGTGGTGGCGCGGGTGGTGCCGCTGGCGGAGCTGCTGGATCAGGCCCTGGCGAGCGCCCAGGCCATCGCCGCGCAGTCACGTACGGCGGTGATGATGCTCAAGGAATGCGTCAACCGGGTGGACGAGGGATCGATGGCGGAGGGGCTGCGCTTCGAGCGGCGGATGTTCCAGGCGGTGTTCGCCACCCCGGACCAGAAGGAAGGCATGGGCGCCTTCGTCGAGAAGCGCCCGCCGCAGTTCGGTCGCTAG
- a CDS encoding LysR family transcriptional regulator, with protein MNLNKVDLNLFIVFDAIYTEANLTRAGQIVGITQPAVSNALARLRETFNDPLFVRTAQGMVPTPMAQNIIGPVRNALQLLRVSVQESRTFNPAQANKTYRISMTDLTETVILPPLFQRLRRLAPTVQIESFLAKRRETTKELAAGRLDFAVDAPLNTDPQVRHVKLIEDRYVCAMRRGHPLAKDKITLDEYLSLSHIHISSRRSGLGYIDLSLGKMGIQRKVTLRSQHYLMASTVLHGTDLAITVPERFARRQDLHYVDLPVNDVPSLETHLYWHESTDQDPANRWMREQIIEICQQVTAQEQKEQKELKELKERT; from the coding sequence ATGAATCTGAACAAGGTAGACCTCAACCTATTCATCGTCTTCGACGCCATCTACACCGAGGCCAACCTGACGCGCGCCGGCCAGATCGTCGGCATCACCCAGCCCGCCGTTTCCAACGCCCTCGCCCGCCTCCGGGAGACCTTCAACGACCCGCTCTTCGTCCGTACCGCCCAGGGCATGGTGCCCACGCCCATGGCGCAGAACATCATCGGCCCGGTGCGCAACGCCCTGCAGCTGTTGCGGGTGTCGGTCCAGGAAAGCCGTACCTTCAATCCGGCCCAGGCCAACAAGACCTACCGCATCAGCATGACCGACCTCACCGAAACGGTGATCCTGCCACCGTTGTTCCAGCGCCTGCGCCGCCTGGCGCCGACGGTGCAGATCGAAAGCTTCCTGGCCAAGCGCCGGGAAACCACCAAGGAGCTGGCGGCCGGCCGTCTGGACTTCGCCGTGGACGCGCCGCTGAACACCGACCCCCAGGTCCGCCACGTCAAGCTGATCGAGGATCGCTACGTCTGCGCCATGCGCCGTGGCCACCCGCTGGCCAAGGACAAGATCACCCTGGACGAGTACCTGTCGCTCTCCCACATCCATATTTCCAGCCGCCGCAGCGGCCTCGGCTACATCGACCTGTCGCTGGGCAAGATGGGCATCCAGCGCAAGGTCACCCTGCGCTCCCAGCACTACCTGATGGCCTCCACCGTGCTCCACGGTACCGACCTCGCCATCACCGTGCCCGAGCGCTTCGCCCGCCGCCAGGACCTGCACTACGTGGACCTGCCGGTGAACGACGTGCCCTCCCTGGAAACCCACCTCTACTGGCACGAAAGCACCGACCAGGACCCGGCCAACCGCTGGATGCGCGAGCAGATCATCGAGATCTGCCAGCAGGTCACCGCGCAGGAGCAGAAAGAGCAGAAAGAGCTGAAAGAGCTGAAAGAACGGACCTGA
- a CDS encoding acyl-CoA dehydrogenase, with protein MDFAYSPKVQELRERVTAFMDAYVYSAEPVFEQQVAEGDRWQPTAIMEELKAKAKAEGLWNLFLPESEYGAGLTNMEYAPLAEIMGRSLLGPEPFNCSAPDTGNMEVLVRYANEEQKRQWLEPLLRGEIRSAFAMTEPGVASSDATNMEARAERQGDEWVINGRKWWTSGACDPRCKIMIFMGLTNPDAPRHQQHSMILVPTDTPGVKILRPLPVFGYDDAPHGHAEVVFENVRVPYENVLLGEGRGFEIAQGRLGPGRIHHCMRSIGMAERALELMCKRAVSRTAFGRPLARLGGNVDKIADSRMEIDMARLLTLKAAYMMDTVGNKVAKSEIAQIKVVAPNVALRVIDRAIQMHGGAGVSSDFPLAYMYAMQRTLRLADGPDEVHRAAIGKIEIGKYVPRDALRGDH; from the coding sequence ATGGATTTCGCCTACTCCCCGAAGGTCCAGGAACTGCGTGAACGTGTCACCGCATTCATGGATGCCTATGTCTATTCCGCCGAGCCCGTATTCGAGCAGCAGGTCGCCGAGGGCGATCGCTGGCAGCCCACCGCCATCATGGAAGAGCTGAAGGCCAAGGCGAAGGCGGAAGGCCTGTGGAACCTGTTCCTGCCCGAGTCCGAGTACGGCGCAGGCCTCACCAACATGGAATACGCACCGCTGGCCGAGATCATGGGGCGCTCCCTGCTGGGCCCGGAACCCTTCAACTGCTCCGCGCCGGATACCGGCAACATGGAAGTGCTGGTGCGCTACGCCAACGAGGAGCAGAAGCGCCAGTGGCTGGAGCCGCTGCTGCGTGGCGAGATTCGTTCCGCCTTCGCCATGACCGAGCCGGGCGTGGCCTCGTCCGACGCCACCAATATGGAAGCCCGCGCCGAGCGCCAGGGTGACGAGTGGGTCATCAATGGCCGCAAGTGGTGGACCTCCGGGGCCTGCGACCCGCGCTGCAAGATCATGATCTTCATGGGCCTGACCAACCCGGACGCGCCGCGCCACCAGCAGCACTCGATGATCCTGGTGCCCACCGACACCCCCGGCGTGAAGATCCTCCGCCCGCTGCCGGTGTTCGGCTACGACGACGCCCCCCACGGCCACGCCGAGGTGGTGTTCGAGAACGTGCGGGTACCTTACGAGAACGTGCTGCTCGGCGAGGGGCGCGGCTTCGAGATCGCCCAGGGTCGCCTTGGCCCGGGCCGGATCCACCACTGCATGCGCTCCATCGGCATGGCCGAGCGCGCGCTGGAACTGATGTGCAAGCGCGCCGTGAGCCGCACCGCCTTCGGTCGCCCGCTCGCGCGACTGGGTGGCAACGTGGACAAGATCGCCGATTCGCGGATGGAGATCGACATGGCCCGCCTGCTGACCCTGAAGGCGGCGTACATGATGGACACCGTGGGCAACAAGGTGGCCAAGAGCGAGATCGCCCAGATCAAGGTGGTGGCGCCCAACGTCGCCCTGCGGGTGATCGACCGTGCCATCCAGATGCACGGTGGCGCCGGCGTCTCCAGCGACTTCCCGCTGGCCTACATGTACGCCATGCAGCGCACCCTGCGCCTGGCGGACGGCCCCGACGAAGTGCACCGCGCGGCCATCGGCAAGATCGAGATCGGCAAGTACGTACCCAGGGACGCGCTGCGCGGCGACCATTGA
- a CDS encoding TerC family protein has product MAALQAFLTADFLGTAIWLWLAFLAIVLALLVFDLGVLHRDQHEIEMRESLLLYGGYFGVGVLFGVWVWFELGAQSAIEFYTGFLVEQSLSMDNVFVMAMIFGFFAIPRRYQHRVLFWGILGVVVLRAIMIGLGSALVKEFDWILYVFGAFLLFTGVKMLFSREESHPDLANNPVLKFVRRHIRVTDDLHGSHFFVRLKQPGQSKALLYATPLFLALVLIELADLVFAVDSVPAIFAITQDPFIVYTSNIFAILGLRALYFALAALMHRFVYLKYALALVLIFIGGKIFLHGLIGKIPPLLSLGVTFGLLAGGVVLSLLKTRDRPVEKSGDLEKHG; this is encoded by the coding sequence ATGGCAGCTCTACAGGCTTTTCTAACGGCCGACTTCCTCGGCACCGCCATCTGGTTGTGGCTCGCCTTCCTCGCCATCGTCCTCGCCCTGCTGGTCTTCGACCTCGGGGTGCTGCACCGCGACCAGCATGAAATCGAGATGCGCGAGAGCCTTCTGCTCTACGGCGGCTACTTCGGCGTCGGCGTGCTGTTCGGTGTCTGGGTCTGGTTCGAACTGGGCGCCCAGAGCGCCATCGAGTTCTACACCGGCTTCCTGGTGGAACAGTCGCTGTCCATGGACAACGTCTTCGTCATGGCGATGATCTTCGGCTTCTTCGCCATCCCCCGCCGCTATCAGCACCGCGTGCTGTTCTGGGGCATCCTCGGCGTGGTGGTGCTGCGGGCCATCATGATCGGCCTGGGCAGTGCCCTGGTGAAGGAGTTCGACTGGATCCTCTACGTCTTCGGTGCCTTCCTGCTGTTCACCGGCGTGAAGATGCTGTTCTCCCGGGAGGAGTCCCACCCGGACCTGGCCAACAACCCGGTGCTCAAGTTCGTTCGCCGCCATATCCGTGTCACCGACGACCTCCACGGCTCGCACTTCTTCGTGCGCCTGAAGCAGCCCGGCCAGAGCAAGGCCCTGCTCTACGCCACCCCGCTGTTCCTGGCCCTGGTGCTGATCGAACTGGCCGACCTGGTGTTCGCGGTGGACAGCGTCCCGGCGATCTTCGCCATCACCCAGGACCCCTTCATCGTCTACACCTCGAACATCTTCGCCATCCTCGGCCTCCGCGCCCTCTACTTCGCCCTGGCGGCCCTGATGCACCGCTTCGTCTACCTGAAGTACGCCCTGGCCCTGGTGCTGATCTTCATCGGCGGCAAGATTTTCCTGCACGGGCTCATCGGCAAGATTCCCCCGCTGCTGTCCCTTGGCGTAACCTTCGGGCTGCTGGCCGGTGGTGTGGTCCTGTCTCTGCTGAAGACACGTGATCGTCCGGTCGAGAAATCCGGAGATTTGGAAAAGCATGGCTGA